One window of Bos mutus isolate GX-2022 chromosome 29, NWIPB_WYAK_1.1, whole genome shotgun sequence genomic DNA carries:
- the LOC102269160 gene encoding olfactory receptor 6M1 has translation MDVQNQTTVTEFILTAFPALQKLQIFLFMILLFTYLLTLTGNGVIISLIWADNRLQTPMYFFLSNLAFLDILYTTSVTPKLLACLLENRKIISFAGCISQTYFFFFLGTVEFILLVVMSFDRYVAICNPLCYTIIMNSRVCLLLVLGCWVGAFLSVLCPTIVVSRLPFCHKEINHFFCDIAPLLQVACIDTHFIEMINFLLSSLILLTSLVLTTMSYTYIISTILRIPSAQGRQKAFSTCTSHITVVSIAYGSNIFMYVRPSQSHSLEFDKVTAVLTTMMIPLLNPFIYSLRNEKVKEVLRDAINKIISLLPRKA, from the coding sequence ATGGATGTGCAGAATCAGACCACAGTGACTGAATTTATCCTGACTGCCTTCCCTGCTCTCCAGAAACTTCAGATTTTCCTCTTCATGATCCTCTTGTTTACTTACTTGCTCACTCTAACTGGAAATGGTGTCATCATTTCCCTAATATGGGCTGATAATCGCCTCCAAACCCcaatgtacttcttcctcagtAACTTAGCCTTTTTGGACATTTTATATACTACATCAGTTACCCCAAAACTGTTAGCCTGTCTCctagaaaacaggaaaatcatTTCTTTTGCAGGCTGCATCAGCCAAACAtacttcttcttcttcctggggACCGTGGAGTTCATCCTGCTGGTGGTGATGTCctttgaccgctatgtggccatctgtaacCCCCTGTGCTACACCATCATCATGAACAGCAGGGTGTGTCTCCTGCTGGTTCTGGGCTGCTGGGTGGGGGCCTTCCTGTCCGTGCTCTGCCCAACTATTGTGGTGTCCAGACTGCCCTTCTGCCATAAGGAGATTAATCACTTCTTCTGTGACATCGCCCCTTTGCTGCAGGTGGCCTGCATAGACACTCATTTTATTGAGATGATAAACTTCCTCTTGTCTTCTCTCATCCTCCTGACCTCGCTGGTGCTCACCACCATGTCCTACACCTACATCATCTCTACCATCCTGCGCATCCCCTCGGCCCAAGGGCGTCAGAAAGCCTTTTCCACCTGCACTTCTCACATCACTGTTGTTTCTATTGCCTATGGGAGCAACATCTTCATGTATGTGAGACCCAGCCAGAGTCATTCCCTGGAATTTGACAAAGTGACTGCTGTCCTCACCACAATGATGATCCCTCTTCTGAATCCCTTTATTTATAGTCTAAGGAATGAAAAAGTAAAGGAAGTTTTGAGAGATGCAATCAACAAAATTATATCCTTATTGCCCAGGAAAGCTTGA
- the LOC102269451 gene encoding olfactory receptor 6M1 encodes MATKNQTTITEFTLISFPAVQGLQTLLFVILLLVYTLTITGNIVIISLIWTDNRLQTPMYFFLSNLSFLDTLFTTTITPKLLACLLEEEKTISFAGCISQTYFYFFLGTVEFILLVVMSFDRYVAICNPLRYTIVMNSRVCLLLVLGCWVGAFLSVLCPTIVVSRLPYCTAEISHFFCDIAPLLQAACTDTHFIEMISFLLSSLILLTSLVLTTVSYIYIISTILRIPSAQGRQKAFSTCASHITVVSIAYGSNIFVYVRPNQNHSLEFDKIATVLITIVTPLLNPFIYSLRNKKVKEVLRESVSRIVLPHSKGT; translated from the coding sequence ATGGCCACAAAAAACCAGACCACCATCACCGAATTTACGCTTATCTCTTTTCCTGCTGTCCAGGGGCTTCAGACATTGCTTTTTGTCATTCTCCTGCTAGTTTACACGCTCACCATAACAGGAAACATTGTCATCATTTCCTTAATATGGACCGATAATCGTCTCCAAACACcaatgtacttcttcctcagtAATCTGTCGTTTTTGGACACTTTATTCACAACTACTATTACTCCAAAGTTACTAGCTTGCCTCTTAGAGGAGGAGAAAACCATATCTTTTGCAGGCTGCATCAGCCAAACatatttctacttcttcctggggACCGTGGAGTTCATCCTGCTGGTGGTGATGTCctttgaccgctatgtggccatctgtaacCCCCTGCGCTACACCATCGTCATGAACAGCAGGGTGTGTCTCCTGCTGGTTCTGGGCTGCTGGGTGGGGGCCTTTCTGTCCGTGCTCTGCCCAACTATTGTGGTGTCCAGGCTGCCATACTGTACTGCAGAAATTAGTCACTTCTTCTGCGACATCGCCCCTTTACTGCAGGCGGCCTGCACAGACACTCATTTCATTGAAATGATAAGCTTCCTCTTGTCTTCTCTCATCCTCCTGACCTCGCTGGTGCTCACCACTGTGTCCTATATCTACATCATCTCTACCATCCTGCGCATCCCCTCGGCCCAAGGACGTCAGAAAGCCTTTTCCACCTGTGCTTCTCACATCACTGTCGTCTCCATTGCCTACGGGAGCAACATCTTTGTGTATGTGAGACCCAATCAGAACCACTCCCTGGAATTTGACAAGATAGCCACTGTCCTCATTACCATAGTGACTCCTCTTCTGAACCCCTTCATTTATAGCTTGAGGAACAAAAAGGTAAAGGAAGTCTTGAGAGAGTCAGTTAGCAGGATAGTTCTACCACATTCCAAAGGAACATGA